The following are from one region of the Halobellus limi genome:
- a CDS encoding carbohydrate kinase family protein: MTERSILVAGEMLVDFIPATAGPLGEVESFDRRAGGAPANVAVALERLDERPWLCTNLSTDGFGDFLAATLEAEGVPDRFVTRSAHPTALAFVSHDRNGDRSFTFFREDTADMHIRTGGVDETALADAEWLVVGGVSLTDDPSRSAVIDLAERARDAGCRIVFDPNTRPDLWSEDSTRTLERMLSLTDVLKATPADFEPTNVPVDGETFGRRLLETGPDTVLVTRGAAGARAVAGPDAPWGAGEWSHGGYELDAVVDATGAGDAFLAGALSALVDGSGPEETLAFANAVAAVSTTESGAMAAVPNREAVEEFRTRQRG; this comes from the coding sequence ATGACCGAGCGTTCGATACTCGTCGCCGGAGAGATGCTGGTCGATTTCATCCCGGCGACGGCCGGACCGCTGGGGGAGGTCGAGTCGTTCGACCGGCGGGCAGGCGGGGCACCGGCGAACGTGGCCGTCGCACTGGAGCGTCTCGACGAGCGGCCGTGGCTGTGTACGAACCTCTCGACCGACGGGTTCGGCGACTTCCTCGCGGCGACGCTCGAAGCGGAGGGCGTTCCCGACCGGTTCGTGACGCGGAGCGCTCACCCGACGGCGCTGGCGTTCGTGAGCCACGATCGGAACGGCGACCGGAGCTTCACCTTCTTTCGCGAGGACACGGCCGATATGCACATCCGGACCGGCGGCGTCGACGAGACGGCGCTCGCGGACGCCGAATGGCTCGTCGTCGGGGGCGTGTCGCTCACGGACGACCCCTCGCGCTCGGCGGTGATCGACCTCGCCGAGCGTGCTCGGGACGCCGGCTGCCGGATCGTGTTCGACCCGAACACGCGTCCCGACCTCTGGTCTGAGGACTCCACGCGGACGCTCGAACGGATGCTCTCGTTGACCGACGTACTGAAAGCGACACCGGCCGATTTCGAGCCGACGAACGTCCCGGTCGACGGGGAGACGTTCGGCCGCCGACTGCTCGAAACGGGGCCCGACACGGTCCTCGTCACCCGGGGCGCAGCGGGCGCGAGAGCGGTGGCCGGACCGGACGCCCCGTGGGGTGCCGGCGAGTGGTCCCACGGGGGGTACGAACTCGACGCCGTCGTCGACGCGACCGGCGCGGGGGACGCGTTCCTCGCCGGCGCGCTGTCGGCACTGGTCGACGGGAGCGGCCCCGAGGAAACGCTCGCGTTCGCGAACGCCGTGGCTGCGGTCTCGACCACTGAGAGCGGCGCGATGGCCGCCGTGCCGAACCGCGAGGCCGTCGAGGAGTTCCGAACGCGACAGCGCGGGTGA
- a CDS encoding P1 family peptidase yields the protein MSGTRARVRDLGIDPGRLPTGGENALTDVPGVAVGHRTVRRGGPDDEPCLRTGVTVIDPAIDRNVYDAPVTGATHVLNGYGKSVGLPQVDELGRIETPIGLTNTLDVWGVADEIAGRVLDSEASATSVNPVVGECNDGVLNDIRGRHVTSVHVDDAFEAASTSNTREGCVGAGTGTTGFGWKAGIGTASRRVDGHVVGALVLTNTGKPADLRIDGLHVDRYVDGSTEASSAGGSIMMLVGTDAALSSRQLGRLVQRTGLGLGRVGGIAHHGSGDFAIGFANDRGEEFADGELTPLFRAAVEATEEAIYNSLTRAETTVSGDGTAVEALPLDAVRRAVDARESGSS from the coding sequence GTGAGTGGAACCCGAGCACGCGTGCGAGACCTCGGAATCGACCCCGGACGACTGCCGACCGGCGGGGAAAACGCGCTGACGGACGTCCCCGGCGTCGCCGTCGGACACCGGACCGTCCGTCGCGGCGGTCCCGACGACGAACCCTGTCTCCGCACCGGCGTGACGGTGATCGATCCCGCGATCGACCGGAACGTGTACGACGCGCCGGTCACGGGCGCGACGCACGTCCTGAACGGGTACGGCAAGTCCGTCGGCCTCCCGCAGGTCGACGAACTCGGCCGGATCGAGACGCCGATCGGGCTGACCAACACGCTCGACGTGTGGGGCGTCGCCGACGAGATCGCGGGCCGTGTGCTGGATAGTGAGGCGTCCGCCACGTCCGTCAACCCCGTCGTCGGGGAGTGCAACGACGGCGTCCTCAACGACATCAGGGGGCGCCACGTCACGTCGGTGCACGTCGATGACGCCTTCGAGGCGGCGTCGACGTCGAACACCCGGGAGGGGTGTGTTGGTGCCGGGACCGGAACGACCGGCTTCGGGTGGAAGGCCGGAATCGGGACCGCCTCACGCCGCGTCGACGGACACGTCGTCGGGGCGCTCGTCCTGACGAACACGGGGAAACCAGCGGATCTGCGGATCGACGGGCTCCACGTCGATCGGTACGTCGACGGGTCGACCGAGGCCTCCTCGGCGGGTGGCTCGATCATGATGCTCGTCGGTACCGACGCCGCGCTGTCGTCGCGCCAACTGGGCCGGTTGGTGCAGCGGACGGGACTCGGACTCGGCCGCGTCGGGGGCATCGCCCACCACGGCAGCGGCGACTTCGCGATCGGGTTCGCCAACGACCGCGGCGAGGAGTTCGCCGACGGGGAGCTCACGCCGCTTTTCAGGGCGGCCGTCGAAGCCACCGAGGAGGCGATCTACAACTCGCTCACCCGAGCGGAGACGACTGTGAGCGGAGACGGGACCGCCGTCGAAGCGCTCCCGCTCGACGCCGTCAGGCGGGCGGTCGACGCCCGGGAGTCCGGGAGTTCGTAG
- a CDS encoding tubulin-like doman-containing protein, with amino-acid sequence MTLNPTVVVGVGEAGVKMTSQVYEELLEMHDVDETTSSPDFLDDFLFITIDTREQDLDRFAREEFHDILLEPQSSVWEKNKKEFSYIHDGIDDLDPAGGASRQRPTARFYIDNARNFDDLYSELQTVIHTFADNVAGNPNLWIMNSYGGGTGSGAFPLLTAILDEIAGRHDKPFWFGGIGSLPRLDELASDDMIPAESKNLYANAYSALRELGVLIDYDFADDTVFDDAGGASYPFEIELESDPGIKASSTFEITESPYDFYGLMGLDESEGKSHKRMMNRIAANTVLFFSEESGLEDFGDDLVRNDDPPILYSISSAGVQVPVDGLKEYTDLLNELNGVARRLRDVRFDVNQKRANRDVLRRIVDLDAETEFDSDTNVDVELLPTSELTPTDDDAGQTDLDEILEHVSKLQEHAAEHVDRFEMEKFSEQLLDDRAETMLNGTPALTDQIEFDPDPVVEFFYYQQLAEAYRELENEHSFPEKLEREWENIKDDIPESPISVDVTQLNSAGAVERWDEAVADFIDYKLRAIDKAIDDTGLIRGREKRKKLQNMKEEWEAKRSNLQPKARTYKQIVSGREMTSARASDAKVTIRNFYQEYDSQLQNDLEPKESDIKSTYRSLSNRKDALETKLEDPPRERFTDIPFTSFEDVSPGVIESSASIVDLVSGQVIEKSEVVDATRHAIESLDENLEDVAVNRIDPQIREFIGLLSSEANEAIVDGTYDAEVAGNGVKQAYNNFKDDSTVSLDDEFSLRMVGLYAQILLENTSEFGTIHELYRDPDENVGRQFGVDIDDDEFITAKFAYPELFPDDERIPAYFGIEGESTDSEDTDLVKTD; translated from the coding sequence ATGACACTGAATCCGACGGTCGTCGTGGGGGTAGGGGAAGCAGGTGTCAAGATGACTTCCCAGGTCTACGAGGAGTTACTGGAGATGCACGACGTCGACGAGACGACGTCTTCGCCCGACTTCCTCGACGACTTCCTGTTCATCACGATCGACACTCGCGAACAGGACCTCGACCGGTTCGCGAGAGAAGAGTTTCACGACATTCTCTTAGAGCCGCAAAGCAGCGTCTGGGAGAAGAACAAAAAGGAATTCAGTTACATCCACGACGGAATCGACGACCTCGACCCCGCGGGGGGCGCCTCGCGCCAGCGTCCGACGGCGCGGTTCTACATCGACAACGCCAGGAACTTCGACGACCTCTACTCGGAGCTGCAGACGGTCATACACACCTTCGCGGACAACGTCGCCGGCAACCCGAACCTCTGGATTATGAACTCCTACGGGGGCGGGACGGGGAGCGGTGCGTTCCCGCTTCTGACGGCGATCTTAGACGAAATCGCCGGCCGCCACGACAAGCCCTTCTGGTTCGGCGGCATCGGGTCGCTGCCTCGGCTCGACGAACTGGCCAGCGACGATATGATTCCGGCCGAGAGCAAGAACCTCTACGCGAACGCGTACTCGGCGCTGCGCGAACTCGGCGTCCTCATCGACTACGACTTCGCCGACGACACGGTGTTCGACGACGCCGGCGGGGCGAGCTATCCCTTCGAGATCGAACTGGAGTCGGACCCGGGAATCAAGGCGAGTTCGACGTTCGAGATCACGGAGAGCCCGTACGATTTCTACGGGCTGATGGGGCTCGACGAGAGCGAGGGCAAGAGCCACAAGCGGATGATGAACCGAATCGCGGCGAACACGGTGCTCTTCTTCTCCGAGGAGAGCGGACTGGAGGACTTCGGCGACGACCTCGTCCGCAACGACGATCCGCCGATCCTGTACTCCATCAGCAGCGCCGGCGTCCAGGTCCCGGTGGACGGACTGAAGGAGTACACAGACCTCCTGAACGAACTCAACGGCGTGGCGCGGCGGCTCCGAGACGTTCGGTTCGACGTGAATCAGAAGCGTGCGAACCGCGACGTCCTCAGGCGAATCGTCGACCTCGACGCCGAAACCGAGTTCGACTCGGACACGAACGTCGACGTCGAACTGTTGCCGACGTCGGAGTTGACCCCAACGGACGACGACGCGGGTCAGACGGACCTGGACGAGATCCTCGAACACGTCTCGAAGCTGCAGGAGCACGCCGCAGAGCACGTCGATCGGTTCGAGATGGAGAAGTTCAGCGAGCAGCTGCTGGACGATCGGGCCGAGACGATGCTCAACGGGACGCCGGCCCTGACCGATCAGATCGAGTTCGATCCCGATCCCGTCGTCGAGTTCTTCTACTACCAGCAGCTCGCCGAGGCGTACCGAGAACTGGAGAACGAACACTCCTTCCCCGAGAAGCTCGAACGGGAGTGGGAGAACATCAAGGACGACATACCGGAGTCGCCGATCTCGGTCGACGTGACGCAACTCAACAGCGCGGGAGCGGTCGAGCGCTGGGACGAGGCCGTCGCCGATTTCATCGATTACAAGCTCAGAGCCATCGACAAGGCGATCGACGACACGGGCCTCATCCGCGGGCGTGAGAAGCGGAAGAAGCTCCAGAACATGAAAGAGGAGTGGGAAGCCAAGCGGAGCAACCTCCAGCCGAAGGCCAGAACGTACAAGCAGATCGTCAGCGGGCGCGAGATGACGAGTGCCCGCGCCAGCGACGCGAAGGTCACGATCCGGAACTTCTACCAGGAGTACGACAGCCAACTCCAGAACGACCTCGAACCGAAGGAAAGCGACATCAAGAGCACGTACCGCTCGCTGTCGAACCGGAAGGACGCGCTGGAGACGAAGCTCGAAGACCCGCCGCGGGAGCGCTTCACCGACATCCCGTTCACGAGCTTCGAGGACGTCTCGCCGGGCGTGATCGAATCGTCGGCCAGCATCGTCGATCTCGTCTCCGGCCAGGTCATCGAGAAGTCGGAAGTCGTCGACGCCACCCGCCACGCGATCGAGTCGCTGGATGAGAACCTCGAAGACGTCGCCGTGAACCGGATCGACCCGCAGATCCGAGAGTTCATCGGCCTGCTCTCGAGCGAGGCGAACGAGGCGATCGTCGACGGGACCTACGACGCCGAAGTCGCCGGCAACGGCGTGAAACAGGCGTACAACAACTTCAAGGACGACAGCACGGTCAGTCTGGACGACGAGTTCTCCCTCCGGATGGTCGGGCTGTACGCGCAGATCCTCTTAGAGAACACGAGCGAGTTCGGTACCATCCACGAGCTGTACCGCGACCCGGACGAGAACGTCGGCCGACAGTTCGGCGTCGATATCGACGACGACGAGTTCATCACCGCGAAGTTCGCGTACCCGGAGCTGTTCCCGGACGACGAGCGAATTCCGGCCTACTTCGGTATCGAAGGCGAGTCGACGGACTCCGAGGACACCGATCTCGTGAAAACCGACTGA
- a CDS encoding metal-dependent hydrolase codes for MFLGHAMLAFALAVLFAEWRGWRPRRALALGAVAGAFAALPDVDVVYAVAAIDGGRFLGGGAVNPEAFWDAANTVHRSMTHSLVVAVVAAPAFGLWSSAVRRSDRRRRLAYAGALSGVAGLVAVAVAVSGPLGGVVMGAFGLVGLAIATLTARRTDLSLRAVTAAAAVGLFTHPWGDLVTGSPPQLLYPFEVGLVDARVVLHPDPTIHLLGAFALELAVVWLAVLAVVRVTDRSVRLFSDRSAALGATYGAAALVLVPPTLDVSYHFVFSILAVGSVCGALSWYRSASPVRPALRQDVVVSERLRPNFGVVAIALAGTTVALVGYVFVYVALA; via the coding sequence GTGTTTCTCGGTCACGCGATGCTGGCGTTCGCCCTCGCGGTGCTGTTCGCGGAGTGGCGAGGCTGGCGGCCGCGGCGCGCGCTGGCGCTCGGTGCCGTCGCGGGCGCGTTCGCGGCACTCCCCGACGTCGACGTCGTCTACGCCGTCGCCGCGATCGACGGCGGCCGGTTCCTCGGCGGGGGAGCGGTCAACCCCGAGGCGTTCTGGGACGCCGCCAACACCGTCCACCGGTCGATGACGCACTCGCTCGTCGTGGCGGTCGTGGCGGCCCCGGCGTTCGGACTCTGGAGTTCTGCCGTCCGCCGATCCGACCGACGGCGCCGGCTCGCGTACGCGGGTGCGCTCTCGGGGGTCGCGGGCCTCGTGGCGGTCGCGGTCGCGGTCAGCGGCCCGCTCGGCGGCGTCGTGATGGGCGCGTTCGGGCTCGTTGGACTCGCAATCGCGACCCTGACCGCCCGCCGGACCGACCTCTCTCTGCGGGCCGTCACGGCGGCCGCCGCGGTGGGCCTCTTCACGCACCCGTGGGGCGACCTGGTGACCGGTTCGCCGCCGCAGCTTCTGTACCCGTTCGAGGTCGGCCTCGTCGACGCCCGCGTCGTCCTGCACCCGGATCCGACGATCCACCTCCTGGGCGCGTTCGCGCTCGAACTGGCGGTCGTCTGGCTCGCGGTGCTGGCCGTCGTGCGCGTGACCGACCGCTCGGTCCGACTGTTCTCCGACCGGAGCGCGGCGCTCGGCGCGACGTACGGCGCCGCCGCGCTCGTCCTCGTGCCGCCGACGCTCGACGTCTCGTATCACTTCGTGTTCTCGATCCTCGCGGTCGGCTCGGTCTGTGGCGCGCTCTCGTGGTACCGGTCGGCCTCGCCGGTCAGGCCGGCCCTCCGGCAGGACGTGGTGGTCTCGGAACGACTCCGGCCGAACTTCGGGGTCGTCGCCATCGCACTGGCCGGGACCACGGTCGCGCTCGTGGGCTACGTGTTCGTCTACGTGGCACTCGCGTAG
- a CDS encoding aminotransferase class V-fold PLP-dependent enzyme: protein MTTPAGVRDAVPVFEETRYLNTGASGPSPRPIVERAQRTVEEHEWGAAADPGPYPYAFGLFEDVRADVAGFIGAERDEVALTQSTTDGINRIACAMAWEPGDVVVRTDLEHPAGVLPWQRLERQGCEVRVAPTTDGRIDRDAYRDAVADAKLVCLSALTWNYGTHLPVAELVADAHDAGARVLVDAVQVPGQCRLDVHEWGADAVAMASHKWMLGLWGGGFLYVDDDVVDDFHPGQIGYRSVEESGADEYELKEGAPRFEIGTTNPAPYAALSESIDLLESVGLDAIERHIDDLATRFVDGVPEGRLVSPRDPESGLVTVTVDDPESTVDRLREEYGIVVRSLPDPEDAVRASLHVYNTAEDVDRLLDGLNEIGW from the coding sequence ATGACGACGCCAGCCGGCGTCCGTGACGCCGTCCCCGTGTTCGAGGAGACGAGGTATCTGAACACCGGCGCGAGCGGGCCGAGTCCCCGGCCGATCGTCGAACGGGCGCAGCGGACCGTCGAAGAACACGAGTGGGGGGCCGCCGCGGATCCGGGACCGTACCCCTACGCCTTCGGGCTCTTCGAGGACGTGAGAGCGGACGTCGCGGGCTTCATCGGGGCCGAGCGCGACGAGGTGGCGCTGACGCAGAGCACGACCGACGGAATCAACCGCATCGCCTGTGCGATGGCGTGGGAACCGGGCGACGTCGTCGTCAGGACGGACCTCGAACACCCCGCGGGGGTCCTCCCCTGGCAGCGACTCGAACGGCAGGGGTGTGAGGTCCGCGTGGCGCCGACGACCGACGGCCGGATCGACCGCGACGCCTACCGCGACGCCGTCGCGGACGCGAAACTCGTCTGTCTGAGCGCGCTGACGTGGAACTACGGGACGCACCTTCCGGTCGCGGAACTGGTGGCCGACGCCCACGACGCCGGCGCGCGCGTCCTCGTCGACGCCGTCCAGGTGCCCGGGCAGTGCCGGCTGGACGTCCACGAGTGGGGCGCGGACGCCGTCGCGATGGCGAGCCACAAGTGGATGCTCGGGCTCTGGGGCGGCGGGTTCCTCTACGTGGACGACGACGTCGTCGACGACTTCCACCCCGGACAGATCGGCTACCGGAGCGTCGAGGAGTCGGGCGCAGACGAGTACGAACTGAAGGAGGGCGCACCCCGCTTCGAGATCGGGACGACGAACCCCGCGCCGTACGCCGCCCTCTCGGAGTCGATCGACCTGCTCGAATCCGTCGGCCTCGACGCGATCGAGCGCCACATCGACGACCTCGCGACCCGGTTCGTCGACGGCGTCCCCGAGGGGAGACTCGTCAGTCCGCGCGACCCGGAGTCGGGACTCGTGACCGTCACCGTCGACGATCCGGAGTCGACGGTCGACCGGCTGCGGGAGGAGTACGGGATCGTCGTTCGTTCGCTGCCGGACCCCGAGGACGCCGTGCGCGCCTCGCTGCACGTGTACAACACGGCCGAGGACGTCGATCGACTTCTGGACGGACTGAACGAGATCGGGTGGTGA
- a CDS encoding arsenate reductase/protein-tyrosine-phosphatase family protein: MTDHSDSPDRSDPTCIAFVCVQNAGRSQMAYAFARRELERRGLEDRIELLTGGTRPAARVHEEVVTAMDAVGVDLSARTPREIAFAEVRDSDYVVTMGCSAADVCPAGWAGENRDWDLEDPDGRPPAEVAAIRDEIERRVGDLLDEVVPGGAGSA, encoded by the coding sequence ATGACTGACCACTCAGACTCTCCGGATCGATCCGACCCCACGTGTATCGCTTTCGTCTGCGTCCAGAACGCCGGCCGGTCACAGATGGCCTACGCGTTCGCTCGACGGGAACTCGAACGACGCGGACTGGAAGACCGCATCGAACTGCTCACTGGGGGGACGCGGCCGGCAGCGCGCGTCCACGAGGAGGTCGTCACGGCGATGGACGCGGTCGGGGTCGACCTCTCGGCGCGCACGCCGCGGGAGATCGCGTTCGCGGAGGTCCGAGACAGCGACTACGTCGTCACGATGGGCTGTTCGGCCGCGGACGTCTGTCCCGCCGGGTGGGCGGGCGAGAACAGGGACTGGGACCTCGAGGACCCCGACGGCCGCCCGCCCGCCGAGGTCGCGGCGATCCGCGACGAGATCGAGCGGCGCGTCGGCGACCTCCTCGACGAGGTCGTGCCGGGCGGAGCTGGCTCAGCGTAG
- a CDS encoding ArsR/SmtB family transcription factor, translating to MDTVLWQTLAGTRGGPNRARILRALDERPRNANQLAEEFDLAYNTIRHHLDVLEDNGVVESSEADYGTVYLPSERARTHWDTVETIITQIEE from the coding sequence ATGGATACGGTCCTCTGGCAGACGCTCGCGGGCACACGCGGAGGACCGAACCGCGCCCGTATCCTGCGCGCGCTGGACGAGCGACCGCGGAACGCCAACCAGTTGGCCGAGGAGTTCGACCTGGCGTACAACACGATCAGACACCACCTCGACGTCCTCGAAGACAACGGTGTCGTCGAGAGCAGCGAGGCCGACTACGGGACGGTGTATCTGCCGAGCGAGCGCGCGCGGACCCACTGGGACACCGTCGAGACGATCATCACACAGATAGAGGAGTAA
- a CDS encoding aldo/keto reductase — protein MTRRNASDTFDIGGELTVHRLGYGAMRLTGEDIIGEPDDVENAKRVLQTAVSLGVDFIDTADSYGPGVSERLIGETLAPYADDLVIATKGGLLRNREGEWLRSGSPDSLRNALLASLDRLRTDSIDLYQYHRVDPDVDLEDSVTALAELKDDGVIGHVGLSNVSVEQLETAREIVDVATVQNRYNLGNRESEAVLDVCESNDIGFVPWFPLGAGDLGEKASVLEAVADAHDASEYQVALAWLLQHSPVTLPIPGTSSISHLKENVAASHLELTDEEMRRLDE, from the coding sequence GTGACACGCAGAAACGCGAGCGACACGTTCGACATCGGCGGCGAACTGACCGTTCACCGGCTGGGATACGGCGCGATGCGGCTGACCGGCGAGGACATCATCGGGGAACCCGACGACGTCGAGAACGCGAAGAGGGTGCTCCAGACCGCGGTGAGCCTCGGCGTCGACTTCATCGACACCGCGGACTCCTACGGCCCCGGCGTCAGCGAGCGGCTGATCGGCGAGACGCTCGCGCCCTACGCCGACGACCTCGTGATCGCGACGAAGGGCGGACTCCTGCGGAACCGCGAGGGCGAGTGGCTGCGGTCGGGGAGCCCCGACAGCCTCCGGAACGCGCTTTTGGCCAGTCTCGATCGGCTCCGAACCGACAGCATCGACCTGTATCAGTACCACCGCGTGGACCCGGACGTCGACCTCGAAGACTCGGTGACCGCGCTCGCGGAGTTGAAAGACGACGGCGTGATCGGACACGTCGGCCTCAGCAACGTGAGCGTCGAGCAGCTGGAGACCGCCCGGGAGATCGTCGACGTCGCGACGGTCCAGAACCGGTACAACCTCGGGAACCGTGAGTCGGAGGCCGTCCTCGACGTCTGCGAGTCGAACGACATCGGGTTCGTCCCGTGGTTCCCGCTGGGCGCGGGCGACCTCGGCGAGAAGGCGTCGGTGCTCGAAGCCGTCGCCGACGCGCACGACGCCTCGGAGTACCAGGTCGCCCTCGCGTGGTTGCTCCAGCACTCGCCGGTGACCCTGCCGATTCCGGGCACCTCCTCGATCTCTCACCTCAAGGAGAACGTGGCGGCGTCGCACCTCGAACTGACCGACGAGGAGATGCGACGGCTGGACGAGTAG
- a CDS encoding pentapeptide repeat-containing protein, whose translation MDDPSGTRCTFTFDPAAWSEQAGTRSPLYGDLLDEGEVWRCPHEAEGDADRCLFHRPVAEKDDRAVRKAFLEKIDEIGREPKQFIGARFGSLALDHRIVECRDNHRIDLRHARFEGEASFRYAIVRQPLALEGASFQARPIFTETAFEGEVYLTKAAFEASARFIEAEFAAGVWGYKAEFADADFHMAEFGGPVDFSEAAFESAQFRENEFASVVRFELATFEEVTFSGSRFGGRLYFDGATVPERVNLGKTAFEASASFEDLELDVGHCCVDLGEATIPSGRLHVPESGTLVYDLADATLGDVEIAGAEAVERHIDRFRVRNTTFDGFDFGRYRKLLHERDWNVHTVVDVPGLDDGAGSPSAGDLESTYLKAKNGANEIGDTKAAAEFFRREMLNRRDQYVPTALDGDAGPRERVAAAGRWAANSLLNVTAGYGERPSRVVGVSVGTILLFSGLFAAVQPVPPYETSIGYLILSLESFITLVLGGAEDVGSPWIRLLAQIEGFVGAFLIALFVFTLTRSIHR comes from the coding sequence ATGGACGATCCCTCGGGAACGCGGTGCACGTTCACGTTCGATCCCGCGGCCTGGAGCGAGCAGGCGGGGACGAGAAGTCCGCTGTACGGGGACCTCCTCGACGAGGGGGAGGTCTGGCGCTGTCCGCACGAGGCCGAGGGCGACGCCGACAGGTGCCTCTTTCACCGCCCCGTGGCGGAGAAGGACGACCGGGCGGTCAGAAAGGCGTTTCTCGAAAAGATCGACGAGATCGGACGAGAGCCGAAGCAGTTCATCGGAGCGCGGTTCGGTTCGCTCGCGCTCGACCACCGGATCGTCGAGTGCCGGGACAACCACCGGATCGACCTGCGGCACGCCCGGTTCGAGGGCGAGGCCAGTTTTCGGTACGCGATCGTTCGACAACCGCTCGCACTGGAGGGCGCGTCGTTCCAGGCCCGACCGATATTCACCGAGACCGCATTCGAGGGCGAGGTGTACCTGACCAAGGCCGCGTTCGAGGCGTCCGCCCGGTTCATCGAGGCCGAGTTCGCCGCCGGCGTCTGGGGGTACAAGGCCGAGTTCGCCGACGCCGACTTCCACATGGCGGAGTTCGGCGGACCGGTCGACTTCAGCGAGGCGGCGTTCGAGTCGGCGCAGTTTCGGGAGAACGAATTCGCGTCGGTGGTCCGGTTCGAACTCGCCACGTTCGAGGAGGTGACGTTCTCCGGGAGTCGGTTCGGTGGCCGCCTCTACTTCGACGGAGCGACGGTACCCGAGCGCGTGAATCTGGGAAAGACGGCGTTCGAGGCGTCGGCGTCGTTCGAGGACCTCGAACTCGACGTCGGACACTGCTGTGTCGACCTGGGAGAGGCGACGATACCGTCCGGGCGACTGCACGTGCCCGAGTCGGGGACTCTCGTGTACGACCTGGCCGACGCGACGCTCGGCGACGTCGAAATCGCCGGCGCGGAGGCGGTCGAGCGGCACATCGATCGCTTCCGCGTACGCAACACGACGTTCGACGGGTTCGACTTCGGACGCTACCGGAAGTTGCTCCACGAGCGGGACTGGAACGTCCATACGGTGGTCGACGTCCCCGGACTCGACGACGGTGCCGGGTCCCCCTCGGCCGGAGACCTCGAGAGCACGTACCTCAAGGCGAAGAACGGCGCGAACGAGATCGGCGACACCAAGGCGGCCGCGGAGTTCTTCCGGCGGGAGATGCTCAACAGACGCGACCAGTACGTGCCGACGGCGCTGGACGGCGACGCCGGTCCCCGAGAGCGCGTCGCCGCCGCGGGCAGGTGGGCGGCGAACTCGCTTCTGAACGTCACGGCCGGATACGGGGAGCGTCCCTCGCGGGTGGTCGGCGTCTCCGTCGGAACGATCCTCCTTTTCAGCGGGCTCTTCGCCGCCGTTCAGCCGGTTCCGCCCTACGAGACGTCGATCGGTTACCTCATCCTCAGCCTCGAGTCGTTCATCACGCTCGTGCTGGGCGGCGCGGAGGACGTCGGAAGTCCCTGGATCCGCCTGCTCGCTCAGATCGAGGGGTTCGTCGGCGCGTTCCTCATCGCGCTGTTCGTGTTCACGTTGACGCGTTCGATCCACCGATAG